GTACAAAATATGGAACTTACACATATGCACAAAGAAATAATTTTAGAATATCTTAAAGAACATCTTAAAGAAAAGTTAAAGGACAAAAGAATTATTGGGGATTTTGATAAAGACGCAAAAAATACAACATTCAACTACACAAACCTTGAAAAGTACGAAATACTACCTAAGTTAAGTCAACATAATAATATAAGCCAAATGTCGCATGTGAAGGGGCCAGCTGTATTTAATAAAGCTAATATAAGCTATATAAATAATAAGAATTCTAAAGAAATGCTTTCTAATAAAATTTGTTCCAATAAATCAAAAACAAGACAACCCAAATTCAAAAGGAATGATGTAGAGACAAGACTTATCTCTAAACATAAAATCGATAAAAGGTATCTAAATCAAGTAAAAGAATGTAGCAATAACGATTCGACTTACATAAATGCACTGATCAATCTAGAGACAGCAATCATTGAATACAGAAGCGAATACTATATTGAAGATATTTTGGAGCATTTCCTAAAGCAATTTAGCAATAGGTATAAATACAAAGTATGGATGATGATGAGGCGTAAAGACGGCGTGATTAGCGATTATGAGCTCATATGGGAGGGAAGATTTAGAGATTGGTACCCAAATAAGTATAAGTTTAATTGTGTTTCTAAAGAGACTTATGGCGGGCATATACGAGTTAGGAAAAAGGCTTCCGATATTAAAGCAAAAGAGATAACAAATCAATTGAAACCTGAAGAGGCAGAAAGAATAGAAAGGGAGAGAGAAGAAAAACGCAGGCTTGCAATAAAGAGAAGGGAAGAATATTTGAGTAAGTTGTTTGAACGTGAAGCTAAAGAAAGGGAAGAGCGTTTAAGAAAGGCTAGGGAAGATGAAGCTTATCTAAAAGACCGTGCTAGGGAAAGTATGCTTGCTACTTTAGAGAAAAGTAGGGTAGTGGATATGGGAGTTGATATAGAGAATAATAGAGATAATTCAGCACTCTATGAGAGTATGCATAATCCACCACGTCCGGTTGAGATTGTGCTTAAGAATAATTTTGAAGGATTTAAGACTACCAAGGGAATTTCTATAGCTAATTTAGGGATCATGCTTCCAAATGAAGAACAGAATCAAATTTTAGGTGAAAAGGAGATATGACATGAGGTTTAGTTTGAAATATCTAGCAAGAAGGCTATATATAAAGCGCCATAGGTTTTGGAATACCTATATGAGCGATGAAGTGCAGTCTAAGAGAGCAGACGATACAATAATTAATTTTCCAATACTTAGCCCTGCAGACATTGACTATGAATATGTATATGCATACGTTAAAGATTGGGTAACAAAGAAATATACAGATGATCTTGACATTATGATTAATAAAATAGGCAATGATGATTATTATTGTGAAACAAAGCGTGGTTCTTTGATGAATAATATTTTGGATAGGATTCATGAAGATTATAAGGAAATATTTCTTGGTAACTTAGAAAAAAGGGTTGTTGATAAGAATCCTGAGGTTGTTGTTAAGGGGTCTGGGGATGTTGGCTCCTTAGAGACAGAAGAAGCTTCTGAAGGGAAATTACAAGCTAAGCAAGTTAAGACTGCTAAAAAAGCTAAGTCAGCAAGCCCTTAGGGTTAATGCTATTTTGATTTATGTGATTTATTGCTTTTTAATTAAGTTATGCAATTACTTAAAGATAAGAGTTAATAAAATACCTATAGAGATGGTAATAATAGTCCCAAACATCCAATTATGAAGTCTTAATGTGCTCTTAAGTTCCATTTTGTTAACATCAATTTTGTTATCCAGGTCTTTAATGTCAGATTTTAATTCATTTCTAACGTTGTCAATTTTGTTATCCAGGTCTTTAATGTCAGATTTTAATTCATTTTTAACGTTATC
This genomic stretch from Borrelia hermsii DAH harbors:
- a CDS encoding plasmid maintenance protein, which produces MNSITKETKNFKSKDIKDQIKLILNKLIESNKDKTSPDIKEICVSQVKSLIIRTLNKYDRLLKVHWVINVKNKNYKQSSGIEEYSASDIYNIVSKLLENDTKKKVCRRTFERDLKFLNEIGLIKSKIRKFGKNKGSISHYVQNMELTHMHKEIILEYLKEHLKEKLKDKRIIGDFDKDAKNTTFNYTNLEKYEILPKLSQHNNISQMSHVKGPAVFNKANISYINNKNSKEMLSNKICSNKSKTRQPKFKRNDVETRLISKHKIDKRYLNQVKECSNNDSTYINALINLETAIIEYRSEYYIEDILEHFLKQFSNRYKYKVWMMMRRKDGVISDYELIWEGRFRDWYPNKYKFNCVSKETYGGHIRVRKKASDIKAKEITNQLKPEEAERIEREREEKRRLAIKRREEYLSKLFEREAKEREERLRKAREDEAYLKDRARESMLATLEKSRVVDMGVDIENNRDNSALYESMHNPPRPVEIVLKNNFEGFKTTKGISIANLGIMLPNEEQNQILGEKEI